The following are encoded in a window of Nibricoccus aquaticus genomic DNA:
- a CDS encoding O-antigen ligase family protein yields the protein MFDPDALPFRRALIAGIACVAAVVAGAMLADQPYLIFAGLAGLVYVGTLTVNCRALAWLVIALQPAALIVPFFPGRPFWWELCALLAWPSLLAYGLVNRRKIEVVAFDRAERWALAALGGYVAVILGTMAYRGVGLRIFGGEQMGGRVYVQQLVLSILPVLMLLAGFSQKQLRMAMITGWLLSLTYIVSELTFARSQDMAPLLYFFELPVDGLNFSTGYDASGVRRFGSLAAVAGAGLSLLWVAAPLRELLGRWLLVTGPLMVALVGLGLGSGYRNVFASAICTLFFLAWVQRFWNPSRVISMVLVGAVMVGGLYFFAKELPLSVQRSVSFFPGIAISPIAKADAATTNSDRVEVLKLAIADSPKYWLFGRGFGMDRFDRLPVDDPNDSVSMLYSQGMFYNGFLGTLLKLGVFGLLCSLLFVWHVSKIALQLGLLVRRRTPSEWSFFDRVCLLLCAQWFAAVLLFYLTNGDVTWWMQSFGLLAGLLMACRRLKQDEGFVVDSDGVPKASVTA from the coding sequence TTGTTCGATCCTGACGCGCTGCCGTTCCGGCGCGCGTTGATTGCGGGGATCGCGTGTGTGGCGGCCGTGGTGGCGGGGGCGATGCTGGCGGACCAGCCGTACCTGATTTTCGCGGGGCTGGCGGGGCTGGTGTATGTGGGGACGTTGACGGTGAACTGCCGCGCGCTGGCGTGGCTGGTGATCGCGTTGCAACCGGCGGCGTTGATCGTGCCGTTTTTCCCGGGGCGGCCGTTTTGGTGGGAGCTGTGCGCGTTGCTGGCGTGGCCGAGTCTGCTGGCTTACGGGTTGGTGAACCGGCGGAAGATCGAGGTGGTGGCGTTTGATCGCGCGGAGCGGTGGGCGCTGGCGGCGCTGGGGGGGTATGTAGCGGTAATTCTTGGAACGATGGCTTACCGCGGGGTTGGGCTGAGAATATTTGGCGGCGAGCAGATGGGCGGGCGCGTGTATGTGCAGCAATTAGTGCTCTCGATTTTGCCGGTGCTGATGCTGCTTGCTGGGTTCAGTCAAAAGCAGCTGCGAATGGCTATGATCACGGGATGGCTTCTGTCGCTCACCTATATCGTTTCGGAACTTACCTTCGCGCGAAGCCAGGATATGGCTCCATTGCTCTATTTTTTTGAACTACCCGTGGACGGATTGAATTTTAGCACTGGCTACGACGCTAGCGGGGTACGCAGGTTCGGATCTCTTGCTGCGGTTGCTGGAGCAGGCCTTTCTCTTTTATGGGTTGCGGCGCCGTTACGGGAACTCCTCGGGCGCTGGTTGCTGGTGACGGGCCCACTTATGGTGGCACTGGTTGGGCTAGGACTAGGGAGTGGCTATCGGAACGTTTTTGCGTCCGCGATTTGCACGCTTTTTTTTCTGGCGTGGGTGCAACGGTTTTGGAACCCGAGCCGGGTTATCTCAATGGTGCTGGTCGGAGCGGTCATGGTGGGCGGGCTTTATTTTTTCGCCAAAGAACTTCCGCTTTCCGTGCAGCGCTCAGTGTCGTTTTTTCCGGGAATCGCCATTTCACCGATTGCCAAGGCGGATGCTGCTACGACTAATTCGGATCGCGTAGAAGTTCTCAAACTAGCGATCGCGGATAGTCCCAAATATTGGCTGTTTGGCCGGGGTTTCGGAATGGATCGTTTCGACCGGTTGCCGGTGGATGACCCAAACGATAGCGTCTCGATGCTCTATTCCCAAGGTATGTTCTACAATGGATTCCTTGGCACGCTGCTGAAGCTGGGTGTTTTCGGGCTGCTGTGCTCGCTGCTCTTCGTCTGGCATGTATCGAAGATAGCTTTGCAGCTGGGCCTGCTTGTCCGTCGTCGGACGCCGAGCGAATGGAGTTTTTTCGACCGAGTCTGCCTGCTTCTATGTGCGCAGTGGTTTGCGGCCGTGCTTTTGTTTTATCTCACCAACGGAGATGTGACGTGGTGGATGCAGTCTTTTGGGCTCTTGGCGGGACTGCTCATGGCGTGCAGGCGGTTGAAGCAGGATGAGGGATTTGTCGTCGATTCTGACGGAGTACCCAAAGCATCGGTGACTGCTTAA
- a CDS encoding FtsW/RodA/SpoVE family cell cycle protein produces MPSASSLHDLLRPLPAAFPPSAQHRHCTLPRFRHAFEAHPQIMAINVRTPLDWLSVFKTTRERFDWITPLVMLALCTISIFFIYSAQLERLGTDWQKQILFIVVGAGLYTAISLVDYRFWMTIVHWIYLAALVPLILVKIVPGIGGAAAVKWGADRWIDLGPISFQPSETAKIAVLLMTASILTRARVGTITASLGTLGKLALAAGIPIFLVMLQPDLKSAIVIPPMVFSMLYVSKLSLRFFAAAFGAFVLIVGVVAFDSVSYVRYMENNGYEFLRDKGKYEQTSIIPLHDYQRNRILTFVDPAIIDPKGTKDAYNLNQSLISVGSGGLTGKGWTQGMQARLGYLPPGVSHNDFIFPVIAEEIGFLGSLTLIGLFGLLLFNSIRIASLARDRLGVLIAIGVTLLFAVHIFVNIAMCIGLMPITGIPLPFISYGGTFLLSCCLLQGLVQSVYRFRKDRS; encoded by the coding sequence ATGCCCTCGGCGTCCTCGCTCCATGACCTCCTTCGCCCACTCCCCGCCGCTTTCCCGCCCTCCGCCCAACATCGTCATTGCACCCTCCCCCGCTTTCGCCACGCCTTCGAGGCGCATCCGCAAATCATGGCGATCAACGTCCGCACTCCCCTCGACTGGCTCAGCGTCTTCAAGACCACGCGCGAGCGCTTCGACTGGATCACGCCGCTCGTCATGCTCGCGCTCTGCACGATCAGCATCTTCTTCATCTACAGCGCGCAGCTCGAACGCCTCGGCACCGACTGGCAGAAACAGATCCTCTTCATCGTCGTCGGCGCCGGTCTCTACACCGCCATCTCCCTCGTCGATTACCGCTTCTGGATGACCATCGTCCACTGGATCTACCTCGCCGCGCTGGTCCCCCTGATCCTCGTCAAAATCGTCCCCGGCATCGGCGGTGCCGCCGCCGTCAAATGGGGCGCCGACCGCTGGATCGACCTCGGCCCCATCTCCTTCCAACCCTCCGAAACCGCCAAAATCGCCGTCCTCCTTATGACGGCCTCCATCCTCACCCGCGCCCGCGTCGGCACGATCACCGCCTCTCTCGGCACACTCGGCAAATTGGCTCTTGCGGCGGGTATCCCCATCTTTTTGGTGATGCTGCAACCCGATCTTAAATCGGCGATTGTGATTCCCCCGATGGTTTTCTCCATGCTCTACGTTTCGAAGCTCTCGCTGCGCTTTTTCGCGGCCGCCTTCGGAGCGTTCGTCCTGATCGTCGGCGTCGTCGCCTTCGACAGCGTCAGCTACGTCCGCTACATGGAAAATAACGGCTACGAATTCCTCCGCGACAAAGGGAAATACGAGCAGACCTCCATCATCCCGCTCCACGACTACCAGCGGAACCGCATCCTCACCTTCGTTGATCCCGCGATCATCGACCCCAAGGGCACGAAGGACGCCTACAACCTCAACCAATCCCTCATCTCCGTCGGCTCCGGCGGACTCACCGGCAAAGGCTGGACTCAAGGGATGCAAGCCCGCCTCGGCTACCTGCCGCCCGGCGTCTCGCACAACGACTTTATTTTCCCGGTCATCGCCGAGGAAATCGGATTTTTGGGAAGCCTGACCCTCATCGGTCTCTTCGGCCTGCTCCTGTTTAATAGCATCCGCATCGCCAGTCTCGCCCGAGACCGGCTGGGCGTGCTGATCGCCATCGGCGTCACACTCCTGTTTGCGGTGCATATATTCGTGAACATCGCCATGTGCATCGGACTCATGCCCATCACGGGCATCCCGCTTCCCTTCATCAGTTACGGTGGCACCTTTCTGCTTAGTTGCTGCTTGCTGCAAGGACTGGTCCAGAGCGTCTATCGCTTCCGGAAGGATCGTTCATGA
- a CDS encoding Rne/Rng family ribonuclease encodes MSVPSQPNSASSGAPSDDPTHQYDEELANPPPGEEFDPVDPSELKAGAQERSKDRPFLQKIVALFKKEKTSFRELIINSEPLEKRVALLVDGVLEKFEIERESDNRMVGGIYKGRIKNLDAGLKAAFVDIGYSKNAFLHYWDMLPAAADSSVEVVRVNKRKDAPVRPAEPTVKDIPGLYPPGSEIVIQVTKGPIGTKGPRTTTNLAIPGRYLVLMPYSDQCGISRKIEDHKERSRLKQMINELTIPEGMSVIVRTAGEGKKTRYFVRDLHLLLKTWSRIQQKMQDDRAPSCLYQEPDIVERTVRDFLTEEVDRVLIDDAEDHAHTQKLVAQISKRSASKIALYKDNIPIFERFNIERQIEQTFQRKVPLPSGGEIIIDETEALIAVDVNTGSHKNRGGDEKNTIYAVNLEAAVEIARQIRLRNLGGLIIMDFIDMKERRHRNSVYEKMVEAMSEDKAKNHILPISQLGIMQMTRQRQQESLSSNLYTDCPYCRGRGIVKSATTMSVELQRKLSSIVRRLQMRNDGKEYSLRVLVHPSILERLRSEDAELLVRMEKLFGVKLAFRADLNYHVENFKIVNAISGEEYR; translated from the coding sequence ATGAGCGTCCCATCGCAGCCCAACTCCGCCTCCTCAGGCGCCCCCTCAGATGACCCTACACATCAATATGACGAAGAACTCGCCAATCCCCCTCCAGGTGAGGAATTCGATCCGGTAGATCCCTCCGAACTCAAAGCCGGCGCCCAGGAACGGTCCAAAGACCGCCCCTTCCTCCAAAAAATCGTCGCCCTGTTCAAGAAGGAGAAAACCTCCTTCCGCGAACTGATCATCAACTCCGAGCCCCTCGAAAAACGCGTCGCCCTCCTCGTCGACGGCGTCCTCGAAAAGTTCGAGATCGAACGCGAGTCCGACAACCGCATGGTCGGCGGCATCTACAAAGGCCGTATCAAGAACCTCGATGCCGGTCTCAAAGCCGCCTTCGTGGACATCGGCTACTCCAAGAACGCCTTCCTCCACTACTGGGACATGCTCCCCGCCGCCGCCGACTCCTCCGTCGAAGTCGTCCGCGTCAACAAACGCAAAGACGCCCCTGTCCGCCCAGCCGAGCCGACAGTGAAAGACATCCCCGGCCTCTACCCGCCCGGCTCCGAGATCGTCATCCAAGTGACGAAAGGCCCCATCGGCACCAAAGGCCCGCGCACCACGACCAACCTCGCCATCCCCGGCCGTTACCTCGTGCTCATGCCCTACTCCGATCAATGCGGCATCTCCCGCAAGATCGAGGACCACAAGGAGCGCTCCCGCCTCAAGCAGATGATCAACGAGCTCACCATCCCCGAGGGTATGAGCGTGATCGTCCGCACCGCCGGTGAAGGCAAAAAGACCCGCTACTTCGTCCGCGACCTCCACCTGCTCCTCAAGACCTGGTCCCGCATCCAGCAAAAGATGCAGGACGACCGCGCTCCGTCGTGCCTCTACCAGGAGCCCGACATCGTCGAGCGCACCGTCCGCGACTTCCTCACCGAGGAAGTGGACCGCGTCCTCATCGACGACGCCGAGGACCACGCCCACACGCAAAAACTCGTCGCGCAAATCTCCAAGCGCTCCGCCTCCAAGATCGCCCTCTACAAGGACAACATCCCGATCTTCGAGCGCTTCAACATCGAGCGCCAGATCGAGCAGACCTTCCAGCGCAAGGTCCCGCTCCCCTCAGGCGGAGAAATCATCATCGACGAAACCGAGGCCCTCATCGCCGTCGACGTGAACACAGGCTCCCACAAGAACCGCGGTGGTGACGAGAAGAACACCATCTACGCGGTTAACCTCGAGGCCGCCGTCGAAATCGCCCGCCAGATCCGCCTCCGCAATCTCGGCGGCCTGATCATCATGGACTTCATCGACATGAAGGAGCGCCGCCACCGGAATTCCGTTTACGAGAAGATGGTCGAGGCGATGTCCGAGGATAAGGCCAAAAACCACATCCTCCCGATCTCCCAGCTCGGCATCATGCAGATGACCCGCCAGCGCCAGCAGGAGTCGCTCTCGTCCAACTTGTACACCGACTGCCCGTACTGCCGCGGCCGCGGTATCGTGAAGTCGGCGACAACCATGTCCGTCGAGCTCCAGCGCAAATTGTCCTCCATCGTCCGCCGCCTCCAGATGCGCAACGACGGCAAGGAATACTCGCTGCGCGTGCTCGTCCACCCGAGCATCCTCGAGCGCCTCCGCAGCGAAGACGCCGAACTCCTCGTCCGCATGGAGAAGCTCTTCGGCGTCAAGTTGGCCTTCCGCGCAGACCTCAACTACCACGTCGAAAACTTCAAGATCGTGAACGCCATCAGCGGCGAAGAGTACCGGTAA
- a CDS encoding glycine cleavage system protein R, with protein MLANLVMTVIGPDRPGIVEALASRVARHGGNWLESRMCRLGGQFTGIVRAEIPPAKIDELTQALRSLEADGLRIHLHIEKADRPAVAGTLATLAFVGQDRPGILLQISGVLSSHRVNVEELASERISAPMDGSMLFQARATVLLPPDLSLASLRTGLEKIATDLMVDVQLQPK; from the coding sequence ATGCTCGCCAATCTCGTCATGACCGTGATCGGCCCGGATCGTCCGGGCATCGTCGAGGCCCTCGCTTCCCGGGTCGCCCGCCACGGCGGCAACTGGCTCGAAAGCCGCATGTGCCGCCTCGGCGGACAATTCACCGGCATCGTCCGCGCTGAAATCCCTCCCGCTAAAATCGACGAACTCACCCAGGCTCTCCGCAGCCTCGAAGCCGACGGCCTCCGCATCCATCTCCACATCGAAAAAGCCGACCGCCCCGCCGTCGCCGGCACGCTCGCCACACTCGCCTTCGTCGGTCAGGACCGCCCTGGCATCCTCCTTCAAATCTCCGGCGTCCTCTCCTCGCACCGCGTCAACGTCGAGGAACTCGCCTCCGAACGCATCAGCGCCCCCATGGATGGCTCCATGCTTTTCCAAGCCCGCGCCACCGTTTTACTCCCGCCCGATCTCTCGCTCGCTTCCCTCCGCACCGGCCTGGAAAAAATCGCCACCGACCTCATGGTGGATGTCCAGCTCCAGCCTAAGTAA
- a CDS encoding TrmH family RNA methyltransferase, whose protein sequence is MKPKETPICGLAAVKAKFEREPASIIRLFFDFQTGKKVGAISKALAATRRVYRQVEPAELEKIAGTIHHGGIVAIVEAKALRSPRAQDVQHWAKTRAPLVLLDRVGNAHNLGAIARTAAFFGVKHIIVPEHVQQALPGEAAHRVAEGGLDQLEILTVKSLAEFCRELARAGYEVAGTAVIGAQPLGKVAADLAASRKPVAIVMGNEEHGMAPEVAKTCTRLVTIPGSGRVESLNVSVAAAVLMWELFARAGRPL, encoded by the coding sequence ATGAAGCCGAAGGAGACTCCTATCTGCGGGCTGGCGGCGGTGAAGGCGAAGTTCGAGCGCGAGCCGGCGTCGATCATCCGGCTGTTTTTCGATTTTCAGACGGGAAAGAAAGTCGGGGCGATCAGCAAGGCGCTGGCGGCGACGCGGCGTGTTTACCGGCAGGTTGAGCCGGCGGAGCTGGAGAAGATCGCGGGGACGATTCATCACGGCGGGATCGTGGCGATCGTGGAGGCGAAGGCATTGCGGTCGCCGCGGGCGCAGGATGTGCAGCACTGGGCGAAGACGCGGGCGCCGCTCGTATTGCTGGATCGCGTGGGGAATGCGCATAATCTCGGCGCGATCGCGCGGACGGCGGCGTTTTTTGGAGTGAAGCACATCATCGTGCCGGAACACGTGCAGCAGGCGTTGCCGGGCGAGGCGGCGCATCGTGTGGCGGAGGGCGGGTTGGATCAGCTGGAGATTTTGACGGTGAAGTCGCTGGCGGAATTTTGCCGGGAGCTGGCGCGTGCGGGCTATGAAGTGGCGGGCACGGCGGTGATCGGCGCGCAGCCGTTGGGAAAAGTTGCGGCGGATCTGGCGGCGTCGCGGAAGCCGGTGGCGATTGTGATGGGTAACGAAGAACACGGGATGGCTCCGGAAGTGGCGAAAACGTGTACGCGATTGGTGACTATTCCGGGGAGCGGGCGGGTGGAGTCGCTGAATGTTTCGGTGGCGGCGGCGGTGTTGATGTGGGAGCTGTTCGCGCGCGCCGGCCGGCCGTTGTAG
- a CDS encoding SAM-dependent methyltransferase has protein sequence MIFRCQAGFELLLEKELRVHGIVAVERGEGWLRARTEAGGAEGAGAGPGGATKGTLPELCFAHAVLLDPVEIAGESVNALAGAIAEKFFESARTERFEGAWPLIFEAASGLDGLGRRMSGVEKAFDELLKKKMGRVAKLASPEKPRGIARVRGLFVFFADFKRVFVARECVFGGQRRMADDEMAPSRSYLKVEEAYVLLGREPDVEETVADLGAAPGGWSYSAAKRRAHVVAVDNGPLKGGALGHALIEHRTEDAFRFEPGQGQRFDWLFCDLVEEPHHVMRNLIEPWILRGWCRRFVVILKFGRVDAIALLQEITAPGSVLATHTTNLRIRHLYHDREEFTIVGEVKA, from the coding sequence ATGATTTTTCGCTGTCAGGCCGGCTTTGAGTTGCTCCTCGAGAAGGAGCTGCGGGTGCATGGGATCGTCGCGGTTGAGCGGGGCGAAGGCTGGCTGCGGGCGAGGACTGAGGCGGGCGGAGCGGAGGGAGCGGGAGCGGGTCCGGGCGGAGCGACGAAGGGGACGTTGCCGGAGCTTTGTTTCGCGCACGCGGTGTTGCTCGATCCGGTGGAGATCGCGGGGGAATCGGTGAATGCGCTGGCGGGAGCGATAGCGGAAAAGTTTTTCGAGTCGGCGCGGACGGAGCGATTTGAGGGCGCGTGGCCGTTAATTTTTGAAGCGGCGAGCGGGCTCGATGGGTTGGGGCGGCGGATGAGCGGGGTGGAGAAGGCGTTCGACGAGTTGCTCAAAAAGAAGATGGGGCGCGTGGCGAAGCTGGCGTCGCCGGAGAAGCCGCGCGGGATCGCGAGGGTGCGCGGGTTGTTTGTGTTTTTCGCGGACTTCAAACGGGTGTTTGTGGCGAGGGAATGCGTATTCGGCGGGCAACGCCGGATGGCGGATGACGAGATGGCTCCGTCGCGTTCGTACCTGAAAGTGGAGGAGGCGTATGTGTTGCTTGGGCGCGAGCCGGATGTGGAGGAAACGGTGGCGGATCTCGGGGCGGCGCCGGGCGGGTGGAGTTATAGCGCGGCGAAGCGGCGGGCGCATGTTGTCGCGGTGGACAACGGGCCTCTGAAGGGTGGTGCGCTGGGCCATGCGCTCATCGAGCATCGGACGGAGGATGCGTTTCGTTTCGAGCCGGGACAGGGGCAGCGGTTTGACTGGTTGTTCTGCGATCTGGTCGAGGAGCCGCATCATGTGATGCGTAATCTGATCGAGCCGTGGATTCTGCGCGGGTGGTGCCGGCGGTTCGTGGTGATTTTGAAATTCGGGCGGGTGGATGCGATCGCGTTGCTCCAAGAGATCACTGCGCCGGGCAGCGTGCTCGCGACGCATACGACGAATCTGCGCATCCGGCATCTTTACCATGACCGTGAGGAATTCACGATCGTAGGCGAGGTGAAGGCATGA
- a CDS encoding BON domain-containing protein encodes MKLFIFLLGIAAGAAGYHYYHKPACPALNPAPAVESHSDSSHPATHTPSADTRSFTEKARDGALAAKDGISQKLVEWHLTPAEINQELEKTGRVVRTKAAAAGQGLSNARLVAVIKGKYALEDDLSARTINVDADAGKITLRGTAKSPDLIARAIALALATDGVTSVHSELTVAP; translated from the coding sequence ATGAAACTTTTCATCTTTCTCCTCGGCATCGCTGCCGGTGCCGCCGGCTACCACTACTACCACAAGCCTGCCTGCCCCGCGCTTAACCCCGCACCCGCCGTCGAATCCCACTCCGACTCGTCTCACCCCGCCACTCACACCCCTTCAGCCGACACCCGCTCCTTTACCGAAAAAGCCCGCGACGGCGCCCTCGCTGCCAAGGACGGCATCTCCCAAAAACTCGTCGAGTGGCACCTCACGCCCGCCGAGATCAATCAGGAGCTCGAAAAAACCGGCCGCGTCGTCCGCACCAAAGCCGCCGCCGCTGGCCAAGGCCTTTCCAACGCCCGCCTCGTCGCCGTGATCAAGGGCAAGTACGCACTCGAAGACGACCTCTCCGCCCGCACCATCAACGTCGATGCCGACGCGGGTAAAATCACCCTCCGCGGCACCGCCAAATCCCCCGACCTCATCGCCCGCGCCATCGCCCTCGCCCTCGCGACCGACGGCGTCACCTCCGTCCACTCCGAACTCACCGTCGCCCCCTGA
- a CDS encoding DUF1653 domain-containing protein, with the protein MSSTPAPKLRPGRYRHYKGKDYQVIDVARHSETEEALVVYRLLYDDHSLWVRPLAMFTEEIEHNGQRQPRFAYLSET; encoded by the coding sequence ATGTCATCCACGCCCGCTCCCAAACTCCGCCCCGGCCGCTACCGTCACTACAAAGGCAAAGACTACCAGGTCATCGACGTCGCCCGCCACAGCGAGACCGAGGAAGCACTCGTCGTGTATCGCCTTCTCTACGACGACCACAGCCTCTGGGTCCGCCCCCTCGCCATGTTCACCGAAGAGATCGAGCACAACGGCCAACGCCAGCCCCGCTTCGCCTACCTCAGCGAAACCTAA